In the Deltaproteobacteria bacterium genome, AGTGCGGCGGCATCGGCGCTCGGCATTGCAGGCGGCGCTGGGTTCGCGCGTGATAGCGCCTTGAGTCGACGAAGCAACGCCCGCAGATCCTCCAGCGTGCGCTTGCGCGCGAAGCGGCACCACGCGCGGCGGAATTCCGTGCGTGCGTTGGCGGCGCGCTGCCGCTGGTGCTCAGTATACGCGCCCAGCGCAAGCAACCCGGCGGATTCCATCGGCGCGGCGCTGGTCGCCTGGTGCAGGAACGCGGTTGCTACCACGGCATCCTGATGTGCACCGAGGAGGTCTTGCAGCCGGATCAGTCGCTTGACCAAGCGGCGGCCCGGTTTGCCGGTCAACTCACGGAGGAATTCGAGCAAGTAGCGCACCCGCTTAGCACGGATACGAAGCGCGTGCAGGTCCTCGGGCGTGACGTCGTGATCACCCGCGGCAATGGCGTTGCCGCGTTGGAGCAGCCGCTTTGCGCCACGCCCGAGGATGCGGCGGCCGGCGGTCGCTAGCAGATCGTGCGCGGCAGCGGGCTGCGCGGGTCCGCGGGGTCCCGTCGCAAATCGTTCCAGGCGCGTCAGTAGGATGGCGTATCGGCGCGAGTCGAGGGCGACCAGCATCGCTCCGCGACGGCGAGTTCGTTCGCGACGCACGTGCGGCTCCAACCATGCGAGCCCGCCACGTTGAGCAGGTGAGAGGCTAGCGCGGTAGGTTCTCAAGGCCACCAGTTGCACGTCGAGATCGCGTACGCCACCCAAGCTCTCGCCGAGCCAGTGCAACTCACGTCGGAAAGCCTCCCGCTGTCGTATCGGGATAGCGACCGCGAAGATCCGCACCGCGGCTCGCAGGCGACGCACCGCGACGCGCATGCTGTGGAGCGCCTCGGGGTCTTCACCGCGCCGCGTGCCTGAATCGTGTTGCCGCAACCGCTGCGATTGGAGTGCGACGATCTGGCGCAGAGCATCGCCGAGCGCGGCTCCCGCCGGCGGAAGTGTTGGCGCTGCCAAGTTAGCTTGTTCACGAGCTATCGCGCCCTTACTCACCGGAAGCCTCGATGTCCTCTCGCGAGGCGCGGCCGCTCGACCGTTATTCGTCGACCGCCAACTTGCTCTCCGCCAACGAGGCGGGATCGGCGGGCGGTCGTTTGCTGCGGTTGAGGTAGGAAGAGATGTGGCGCCGCAGGTCGGCCTGAATCGTCTCAATCGGCCGGCGCGCGTCAATGGTGACGAACTGGAATTCCTGCGCCAGCCGATTGTACTCGCGAATCAGTCGGGTCTGGTAGTGGCGGAACGAGTCGAAGATGTCACTGCCCAACGCCAGGTGCATGCCGGACTCCCAGTAGTCCATACCCTTGCCTTCGAGCACGCGTGGAATCAAATGATCGGCGTCGATCTTGAGATACAAAACCAGATCGGGCACGAGCGCGCACCCGAAGAGTTCGCGGGTCCACTTCGGATCGGCGCGCATGACCGCATTGCGCGCAAAGGCCGTGTACATATAGCGGTCCGCGACAACGATGAACCCGGCACGGAGCGCGGGAATGATTTCATTCTCCAAGCGATCGGCGAAGTCGGCGGCGTAGAGCAAGCTGAACGTAGTCACGGTCAGCTCGTGACCAGCCTTCGCTTCGTTGATGGTCTCGGAGAGCAACGGAGACCGGGTCCACCCGGTGTTGGTCACGCCGTGGCCTTGCACTTCCAACCACGGCGTGAGCTGCTCGATCTGGGTCGAGCGGCCAACCCCGTCGGTTCCCTCGATCACAATCAGGCTGCCGCGCAGCGAACCGATTTTCAGATACGGCAGGCCATGCCCGTAGAAGGCCTTATCTTCACCGTGCATCCCCGATCCCTCCGCTTTCGCTGGCGCCTCCGCTGTCGCTCACGACTCGCTCGACGGGCGCGGCAGCGACCTCGGCAACCGTCCCGCGGTAGTCGCGGATTGCACGACGGGCCAGCCGGCGAACGAGCGCCTGCTGGCTATTGATGTCGCCCCGCGCGTCGACCACTTTGAGTCCGAACTCCGCCACCAGCGCATCGTAGCTCTTGAGCACGCGGCTTTGGAACAACTGGAAACTCTCCACCGGGTCACGACTCAACCCCACGTCCATCCCGGCCTCGTGATACTTCAGTTTGGCGCGGCCGCTCAGGATGCGATCAAGCGCCACGTCGATCGGGACGCGAAAGTACAGCGCCAGGTCCGGCCGCGGAGCGAAGCTGTAGACGGCGCGTACCCACTCCGGATGGACGCCACGCGCGACATCACGCGCGAACGCCGTGTACACATAGCGATCCGCCAACACGATCATTCCAGCTTTCAGCGGGGGAACGATCTTGTAGGTCAAGCGGTCGGCGAAATCGACCGCGTGAAGAAGACTGAACGTCGTCGGCGTGAGCAGATCCTTCTTCTTGCCGCGCTTCATCGAGCGTCGCACCAGGATCGACGAGTTCCATTCGGTAAAGAACACCTTGTGGCCCTGCGCGACCAGCCAGCGGTGCAGCAGCGCGATCTGGGTCGACTTGCCGGAGCCGTCGATACCTTCGACGATGATGAGTTTACCCGGATACAGATGCGGTTCGGTCAACATGAACGCACGACTCGCGGCTTACGGGATGACACGAAAGTCCACTGCAGTGTCCAGCAGTTTCTCAAGCGGCTCGGCACGGCGGCGGGCTTCCCAAATTTCCAGCTCTGCATCGTCGCCGTCGGTCTGGAGCTGCAAGAGCCAGCGGTCTGAGCGTTGGGTCATCGTCACATCGCGCACCACGCCGTAGTGGCTGCGATCCAAACCGTCGGCCACGCGCAAGATGGCGCTCAACGCGCGCACCGTACGGCGCTCAGCGCTGGGCAACTCGGCAAACGCATCGTCCGACCCCTTGGGTGCGCCCTTCTGGTGATAGCGCGCCACCAAGGCGATGAGTTCCAACTCGTCGCGCTGAAAGCCGAGCAAGTCACCATTCGTGATCAGATAGTAGGAGTGCCGATGGTGGTTCTCATGGCCGATGTGATGCCCGACATCGTGCAGCAGTGCGGCAAACTCGAGCCATTCGCGCGCGGCCGGCTCGAGACCGAGCGCGCTGCTCAGTTGATCAAACAGACGCAGCGCGATGCGAGCGACCTGCTGCCCGTGCTGCTCCGTTCCTCCCAAGTGGCGGACGAAGCGCGCCACGCTGCGGCGCCGCACATCGGCGAAGCGTTCGATCTCCTCGATCCCTTTGCGATGCTTGGCGATGAAGTCGAGCAGCAACCCCTCTCGCAACGCCCAGGTACAGGCCACCATTTCCTTCGCGTCGAGTTGGCGCAAAATGTGGTCGGCCAAGCAGGCACCGGCGACGATGATGTCACTCCGCTTCGCATCCAAGCCCTTGATCCGCAGGCGTTCGGCACGGTCGGCCTTGGTCACCAGCCGGCGGACGTGGGCGATCTCCTCCGCCGTCGCCACGCAATTGTTGAGGTGGCCGTCGGGCGGCTCACCGCGCTGGAACGCGGCGATGGTGATCACGTTCAAGAGCGTCCCCGATGTCGCGACCACGCGGCGGATGTCGCGCTTCGCGAGTGGCGCAAGAATCGGATCGAGGTGCTGGTGCAAGTGCGCCTCAATCTGAGCGACCCCCTGTGCACCGAGCGCGTCATCACCGACGAACTCCTCACTGAGGCGCGCCACACCGATCTTGAGGCTGTGCAGTCCGGTTGGCCGGTCGTCCTCAACCACAACGAGTTCGACGCTGCCGCCACCGGCGTCGACGATCAGCGTCTCGGCGCCGTGCAAATCAATGGCGTGACGCACACCGAGATAGATCAAGCGCGCCTCCTCGCGTCCGGGGATTACTTTGACGCGCAGGCCCACGTCGTCGTACACGCGCTGGATGAAATCGCCGCCATTGCGCGTCTCGCGGACCGCGCTGGTGGCCACGGCCTTGAACCGCTCGACGCCTTGGCGCTCGCCCAGCGTCCGAAACGCCGAGAGCGTGCGCAGGCCGGCATTCATCGCCTCAGCCGACAGCCGCCCACTACGCAGACTGCCGCGACCCAACCGCACCATTTCCTTGGCACGATCGAGTACGCGGAAGCGTCCGTCGGATTCTACTTGGGCAATCACCATGTGGATGGAATTGCTCCCAACGTCGATTGCAGCAATGCGCATTCCGATCCCATCTACCACACCACCACCCCACTTCGGTTCACACGATAGCACACCCGATGCGATCTTCGAGCGGGGTGCGAACCGAAGGGTACTGCCGCGCCGTTGACCAGCCTCGGTCAACGCGTCAGTACGCGAACCACCCTGCCACGGAAACGTTTCGGTTCGATTACCAGCACATGAACAATTCGCGTCGACTAGCTCGAAATGCTTCGGCGCTCGGTCTCGACCTCCTCGAACCAGGCCGCAAGCTGGCTTTGCATGCGAGTGACTCGCGCGTGTTCGAACGGGGCGAGATCATTCCGCTCGAACGGATCGGTGACGAGATCGAACAGTTGCGGCGCCGGCGGTGGAGACAGCTCGCGTGCTGGTTCGGGTGTCCGCATGATGTCGGTATGGTCGTCGGGATGGTACTTCGCGTCGATGTCCATCTTGAGATCACTGCTGGCGAGTGCCATCGCCTCAGTGATCGCGGGACGAACGAGTTTCCAGCGGCCGTCGCGCATCGCCGCGTTACACTCGCCGACAGGGGTGTAGCGGTTCCATTGCCAGAAGCGCGTGGTGCACACTTTGCCCCGCTCGCCTTGCAGCATGGGCAGGACATTCACGCCGTCGAGTTGCACATCGTGCGGCGGCGCCGCGCCGGCGACGTCGAGCAGCGTCGGCAACCAGTCGGTGAAGTGAACCATTTCGTCGATCTGTCGCCGGCCAGCGAAACCGGCAGGCCATCGCAACACCATCGGCAGGCGGATGCCGCCCTCGTACACCAGGAGCTTGGCGCCTCTGAATCCGCAGTTGAATCGGTCGGTACACATGTCGCCTTTGCCGCCGAACTGCGGCCCGTTGTCGCTGGAGAAGAGCACCAGCGTGTTGTCGGCAAGCCCTTCGTGATCGAGCGCGTCGAGTACCCGCGCGATGCCGCGATCCATGCCGCGAATCATGCCGAAGATGTGACTGACCGCGGGGGTGAAGCGGTCCGCGTCACGAAACGGCGCGAGATCGTCGTCGCGCGATTGAAACGGGAAGTGCGGCGCATTGTAGGCGAGGTAGAGGAAGAAGGGCTCGCTGCGATGGCGGTGAATGAACTGCTCGGCCTCCTCGGTGAGGACGTCGGTGAGATACGTCCCGTCGCTGCGCGCGATGGCTCCGTTGCGATCCAACCGCCAGTCGAAGTACGGCGACCAGCCGCCGGAGAAACCCGCGAACTCGTCGAAGCCGCGCTGATTCGGGTGATAGCGCGGATCGAGCGAGCCGTTGTGCCACTTGCCCACCAGACCAGTGATGTAGCCCGCGCGCTTGAGCAGGTCGGCAACCGTGCGTTCGCGCAGCGCGAGGCGATCGAGCCCGCGCATCTCCAGCGTGTCGATGACACCGGTGCGATGCGGATAGCGTCCGGTCAGCAGCGACGCCCGCGCCGGCGCGCATACCGGCGAGGCCGAGTAGTGTTGCGTCAGGCAGACGCCCTCGCTGACGAGATGATCGAGCGTCGGCGTTTGCGACACGCCGTCGTTGAAGCAACCGAAGTCGCCGTACCCCATGTCATCGGCGAGGATGAAGAGGATGTTGGGACGATTCGGCATCGAGTTCACTTGCGATCGAGCTTGAGCGCCCGCAGCATTTGCATGCGCACGTCGCGCGGCGGACCGGCATCGTAGCTCGGCAGCGAGTGATCGAGATTCCACCACGGCGCCTTCTGGTTGACGTGGATCTGATCGATCAGTCGGGAGCCACAATCGCCCGCGATGAGCCCGGCGGGAATCTCGACGAACTGGGCGCCGTCACGCGCGATCGGCAGTGGCGAGCCGCATACACGGCAGAAGCATTGGCGATATGCCGGCGGCTTCTCGCGCACCGGGAGGTCAAACACAGCGACTAGTTCCAGCCCCCGCAGCCACGCGAAATCGGTGGCCTTCACCCAGAAGGTCGCGGCAAACGCGGACCCGGAGGCCGCGCGACAGCGCACGCAGTGACACAACTCGATCGCCGTCGCGGGACCGTGGATCTCAAACGCGACGGCCCCACACAAACATCGTCCTTCCATTGGGTTCACCTCACGCGAGCCCGTAGCAATGCACGGCTGTTTCCCCGAGGATCGCTCGCTGCTCGCCGGGCGCAAGGCGCGCAATATAGTCGGTGACGATGGCGACGACATCGGCATAGGTGCCGGCAAGCAAGCAGACCGGCCAATCGGAGCCGATCAGCAGCCGCTGCGGACCGAAGGCTTCGAGCGCGGCGTCGAGATACACGGTGAAGTGGGCCGGTTTCCAACTGTGCCAGTCCGTTTCGGTGACCATCCCGGAGAGCTTGCAGTACACGTCGCCGGACGCGGCCAGCGCGACGATGTCGCGTCGCCAGTCATCAATGCGGCGCGCGCCGATCTCCGGCTTGCCGATATGATCGAGGACGAAGCGTTGTTGCGGGAACCGTCGTACCAATTCGATCGCGGCGGGCAACTGGCGCGCGTAGACGAGGACATCGTAGGTCAGACCGAACGACGCGAGCGCCGCAATGCCACGCTGGAAGTCAGCGCGCAGCACAAACTGATCGTCAGGCTCGTCCTGCACGACGTGGCGGACGCCGCGCAGCTTTGAATGGGCGGCACAGCGATGCAGCGCATCGGTGACGGTGGGCGCACACAGATCGACCCAGCCGACGACGCCGCGAATGAACGGATGCGCGTCGGCTAGTTGCAGCAGCCATTCGGTTTCGGCGACGTCCTGCTGCGCTTGGACAGCCACGCAGCCGTCGAAGTCCGCCGCGGCGAGCAGCGGCGCCAAATGCTCGGGCAGGAAGTCACGCTTGAGCGGCGCCATCGCATCAGTGATCCACCCGTGCGTCGCGCGCCGGTACTGCCAGAAGTGTTGATGAGCATCGATGTGCACTGCTGCTCACTCTCCCGACAGGATCGGCGTCGCACCGTGCGCGCTCGACTCGTAGCAGGCTTCGACGATTGCCATCGTATGGAACGCGTCCTCAACGCTCGACATCAATGTCGCGTCCTCGCCGGCCACGACGCGCTGCAGATTCGCCATCGGTCCCTCGAACGCTTCGAGAAACCACGAACCGCGCAGCGGCACGTTGGCCCAGTCGTCGCTGCCGGTCGTGATCTCCAGTGCATCGGGCTCGCCGTGTGGATAGTTGAGGTTCACGCCCATCCTGGCAATCGCGGCACCGCGCGTGCCCTCGATCTTGAGCTGCGACATTCCGTACCGCGTCCCGAACGTGTGCGTGTGGTTGAGGGTCAGGCTGCAGCGGATCAGATCGCCGTAGTCGAGAATGATGCTCGTGCGGACGTCGGGGTATTCGGCGAGATCCGGATGACGTACCCCGCGGCAGTAGACGCCGTGCGGTTCACCAATCAGCGCGCGAATGAGATCGATGTAGTGGACCGAGTGCACCAGCACCTCGAGCCGCGGTACGCCCTTCAAGAACGCCCAGTAGCCCCATGGTGTATGCAAGTTCAGTCGCACTTCGATGTCGGTGACGTCGCCGAGCAGCTCGCGCTGCAACGCGTCGCGCAGCGCTAGCATGTTGGGCGCGAAGCGGAGTTGAAAATTGATCGCCGCGGTGAGTTGGCGGCCACGACAGATCTCGCGGATGCGACGCGCATCAGCGAGGTCGCGCCCCATCGGCTTTTGAATCAACACCGCCGCGCTGGCTGGCATGTGATTCAGGATGCCCGCAATTTCACCCGGCGGCGCGGCCACGTCGAACACCGCGTCCGGCGTTGCGAGCGCCGCGTCGAGCGAATCGAACACGCGCGGGATGCCGAAGGTCTCCGCCCGCTCGCGACTCGCCGCCGGGTTTACATCGAAGATGCCCGCGACCGGGAAGCCGAGCCGTTGGTAGACCGGCAGGTGCGCATCACGCACGATGCTGCCGGCACCGATGATGACAATCGGCCGCGGTGCGGTCGGCAGCGGCCAGCGTTGGCGCAAGTCGGTGAATCGACTGACAGCGTCCATCATGAACCGGCGGCAACGTCGACCATCTTCGCTCTCAACGTGCGCATGCTATACCAGCCGCCCGGAGGGAGAACCATGCCGCACACCATCACCGCACTTCACCCCCGCGACATCCGCACGCCGACTTCACGCACGCTCGCCGGGTCCGATGCCGTGCACACCGATCCCGACTACTCCGCTGCCTACGTCGTGCTCACCACCGATCACCCCGACGCGCTGCAAGGGCACGGGCTCACGTTCACCATCGGGCGCGGCACCGAAGTATGCGTGGCTGCTATCAAGGCGTTGGCGCCACTGGTGGTGGGGCAGACGCTCGAATCCATCATCGCCGACATGGCCAACTTCTGGCGCCGCCTCACCGGCGAAAGCCAACTGCGCTGGATCGGTCCGGAGAAGGGTGCGATCCATCTCGCCACCGCGGCGATCGTCAACGCCGTGTGGGATCTGTGGGCGAAGGTCGAAGGCAAGCCGGTGTGGAAGGTCGTCGCTGACATGACCCCGGAGCAATTCGTCGCCTGCATCGATTTTCGCTACCTCAGCGACGCGCTTACCCGCGACGACGCGCTCGCCATTCTCCGCTCTCAGGCAGCTACGCGCGGCGCGCGTGAAGCGGAAATGCGGCGCGACGGCTACCCGGCGTACATCACCTCCGCGGGCTGGATGGGCTACCCCGACGACAAAGTTCGCACGCTCTGTCGCGAGGCACTCGCCGCGGGCTGGACCCGTTTCAAAATCAAAGTCGGACGCGACACCGATGAGAACGTCCGTCGCTGCGCGCTGGTGCGCGAGGAGATCGGGCCGAACGCGTGGCTGATGCTCGACGCCAATCAGGCGTGGGATGTCGGCGAGGCGATCGACTACATGCGACCGCTCGCGCGATTCCGTCCGTTGTGGATCGAGGAGCCGACGAGCCCCGACGA is a window encoding:
- a CDS encoding CHAD domain-containing protein, which gives rise to MAAPTLPPAGAALGDALRQIVALQSQRLRQHDSGTRRGEDPEALHSMRVAVRRLRAAVRIFAVAIPIRQREAFRRELHWLGESLGGVRDLDVQLVALRTYRASLSPAQRGGLAWLEPHVRRERTRRRGAMLVALDSRRYAILLTRLERFATGPRGPAQPAAAHDLLATAGRRILGRGAKRLLQRGNAIAAGDHDVTPEDLHALRIRAKRVRYLLEFLRELTGKPGRRLVKRLIRLQDLLGAHQDAVVATAFLHQATSAAPMESAGLLALGAYTEHQRQRAANARTEFRRAWCRFARKRTLEDLRALLRRLKALSRANPAPPAMPSADAAAL
- the tmk gene encoding dTMP kinase yields the protein MHGEDKAFYGHGLPYLKIGSLRGSLIVIEGTDGVGRSTQIEQLTPWLEVQGHGVTNTGWTRSPLLSETINEAKAGHELTVTTFSLLYAADFADRLENEIIPALRAGFIVVADRYMYTAFARNAVMRADPKWTRELFGCALVPDLVLYLKIDADHLIPRVLEGKGMDYWESGMHLALGSDIFDSFRHYQTRLIREYNRLAQEFQFVTIDARRPIETIQADLRRHISSYLNRSKRPPADPASLAESKLAVDE
- a CDS encoding thymidylate kinase, producing the protein MLTEPHLYPGKLIIVEGIDGSGKSTQIALLHRWLVAQGHKVFFTEWNSSILVRRSMKRGKKKDLLTPTTFSLLHAVDFADRLTYKIVPPLKAGMIVLADRYVYTAFARDVARGVHPEWVRAVYSFAPRPDLALYFRVPIDVALDRILSGRAKLKYHEAGMDVGLSRDPVESFQLFQSRVLKSYDALVAEFGLKVVDARGDINSQQALVRRLARRAIRDYRGTVAEVAAAPVERVVSDSGGASESGGIGDAR
- a CDS encoding Ppx/GppA family phosphatase, translating into MRIAAIDVGSNSIHMVIAQVESDGRFRVLDRAKEMVRLGRGSLRSGRLSAEAMNAGLRTLSAFRTLGERQGVERFKAVATSAVRETRNGGDFIQRVYDDVGLRVKVIPGREEARLIYLGVRHAIDLHGAETLIVDAGGGSVELVVVEDDRPTGLHSLKIGVARLSEEFVGDDALGAQGVAQIEAHLHQHLDPILAPLAKRDIRRVVATSGTLLNVITIAAFQRGEPPDGHLNNCVATAEEIAHVRRLVTKADRAERLRIKGLDAKRSDIIVAGACLADHILRQLDAKEMVACTWALREGLLLDFIAKHRKGIEEIERFADVRRRSVARFVRHLGGTEQHGQQVARIALRLFDQLSSALGLEPAAREWLEFAALLHDVGHHIGHENHHRHSYYLITNGDLLGFQRDELELIALVARYHQKGAPKGSDDAFAELPSAERRTVRALSAILRVADGLDRSHYGVVRDVTMTQRSDRWLLQLQTDGDDAELEIWEARRRAEPLEKLLDTAVDFRVIP
- a CDS encoding sulfatase-like hydrolase/transferase, giving the protein MPNRPNILFILADDMGYGDFGCFNDGVSQTPTLDHLVSEGVCLTQHYSASPVCAPARASLLTGRYPHRTGVIDTLEMRGLDRLALRERTVADLLKRAGYITGLVGKWHNGSLDPRYHPNQRGFDEFAGFSGGWSPYFDWRLDRNGAIARSDGTYLTDVLTEEAEQFIHRHRSEPFFLYLAYNAPHFPFQSRDDDLAPFRDADRFTPAVSHIFGMIRGMDRGIARVLDALDHEGLADNTLVLFSSDNGPQFGGKGDMCTDRFNCGFRGAKLLVYEGGIRLPMVLRWPAGFAGRRQIDEMVHFTDWLPTLLDVAGAAPPHDVQLDGVNVLPMLQGERGKVCTTRFWQWNRYTPVGECNAAMRDGRWKLVRPAITEAMALASSDLKMDIDAKYHPDDHTDIMRTPEPARELSPPPAPQLFDLVTDPFERNDLAPFEHARVTRMQSQLAAWFEEVETERRSISS
- a CDS encoding GFA family protein, which translates into the protein MEGRCLCGAVAFEIHGPATAIELCHCVRCRAASGSAFAATFWVKATDFAWLRGLELVAVFDLPVREKPPAYRQCFCRVCGSPLPIARDGAQFVEIPAGLIAGDCGSRLIDQIHVNQKAPWWNLDHSLPSYDAGPPRDVRMQMLRALKLDRK
- a CDS encoding amidohydrolase family protein; this encodes MHIDAHQHFWQYRRATHGWITDAMAPLKRDFLPEHLAPLLAAADFDGCVAVQAQQDVAETEWLLQLADAHPFIRGVVGWVDLCAPTVTDALHRCAAHSKLRGVRHVVQDEPDDQFVLRADFQRGIAALASFGLTYDVLVYARQLPAAIELVRRFPQQRFVLDHIGKPEIGARRIDDWRRDIVALAASGDVYCKLSGMVTETDWHSWKPAHFTVYLDAALEAFGPQRLLIGSDWPVCLLAGTYADVVAIVTDYIARLAPGEQRAILGETAVHCYGLA
- a CDS encoding Gfo/Idh/MocA family oxidoreductase, with translation MMDAVSRFTDLRQRWPLPTAPRPIVIIGAGSIVRDAHLPVYQRLGFPVAGIFDVNPAASRERAETFGIPRVFDSLDAALATPDAVFDVAAPPGEIAGILNHMPASAAVLIQKPMGRDLADARRIREICRGRQLTAAINFQLRFAPNMLALRDALQRELLGDVTDIEVRLNLHTPWGYWAFLKGVPRLEVLVHSVHYIDLIRALIGEPHGVYCRGVRHPDLAEYPDVRTSIILDYGDLIRCSLTLNHTHTFGTRYGMSQLKIEGTRGAAIARMGVNLNYPHGEPDALEITTGSDDWANVPLRGSWFLEAFEGPMANLQRVVAGEDATLMSSVEDAFHTMAIVEACYESSAHGATPILSGE
- a CDS encoding L-fuconate dehydratase, which encodes MPHTITALHPRDIRTPTSRTLAGSDAVHTDPDYSAAYVVLTTDHPDALQGHGLTFTIGRGTEVCVAAIKALAPLVVGQTLESIIADMANFWRRLTGESQLRWIGPEKGAIHLATAAIVNAVWDLWAKVEGKPVWKVVADMTPEQFVACIDFRYLSDALTRDDALAILRSQAATRGAREAEMRRDGYPAYITSAGWMGYPDDKVRTLCREALAAGWTRFKIKVGRDTDENVRRCALVREEIGPNAWLMLDANQAWDVGEAIDYMRPLARFRPLWIEEPTSPDDILGHAAIRRAITPIGVATGEHCPNRVMFKQLLQAHAIDFCQFDNCRLGGLSEVMAVLLLAAKFGVPVCPHAGGLGLCEYGQHVSLIDYICVSGSLENRAIEFADHLHEHFVAPVVVRNGRYRPPTAPGFSIEMHAASLAEFDFPGGAAWG